A region of Salinibacter sp. 10B DNA encodes the following proteins:
- a CDS encoding T9SS type A sorting domain-containing protein, with translation MTFPLSVGPVLGRWALGVGMILIFVVTTPATAQQYTIQEAGLDGGGGVRTSGSLRLTSSLSSAPVGTVQTGRYVLYSAMPSPFAGRAAIVVIHDPGGNGDDAAATGGQDRSIIARILTNEAPLDGATLYYRAGTAPEPTAVVMEEGASGFTATIPGSDIGAAGLTYYFTATDAAGTTIRAPRRGVYSLPVQLNEGDLRATEPQPGGTTQAAYRLLSMPIVLEDPRPTAVLGDNIPTLASASAYDPSEARFFEPIGTRVAEFPRTSDFDLGRAFWLIVRGEGAVLDAGPGTVNPLNEPVDIALSQGWNFVGTPFTVPVPVTNLQTSSGAPVTLRAYGADGYNTPDNPVTEMAPFSGYAVFAESATTLTVQPPLLSDGNGKTNVDSTPAAAFAWRLRIRGTSRTGRDGDNVAAVRDGAVDEWDPWDWPEPPSMGSGLSITFDPPDGSPPNVALSTDVRRVPTHGTIWPLTVHTEAAGPVRLSVEGTEQLPAHLDAWLLDTATKDLWNLRQSAQARLTVLAEGTERALRLVVGTTAYVKEMLRDLEALPQVYTLNPPYPNPSTGTVAFQVGVPEDEEVSVEVYNILGQRVATLKNREPMVAGFHTLVWDAPRLASGVYFVRMEAGPYRETQKLVRIR, from the coding sequence ATGACTTTTCCTCTGTCTGTAGGTCCTGTGCTGGGCCGTTGGGCGCTCGGGGTGGGGATGATTCTCATATTCGTTGTCACCACGCCCGCCACGGCGCAGCAATACACGATTCAGGAGGCAGGGCTGGACGGCGGCGGGGGCGTACGCACGTCTGGGTCGTTGAGGCTTACGTCCTCTCTTTCGTCCGCACCAGTAGGAACCGTCCAAACGGGGCGATATGTGCTTTACAGTGCCATGCCCTCGCCGTTTGCCGGTCGGGCGGCGATCGTGGTTATTCACGATCCGGGGGGCAATGGAGACGACGCGGCGGCCACGGGGGGACAGGATCGCTCCATCATCGCCCGCATTCTGACCAATGAGGCGCCCCTCGATGGCGCTACGCTGTACTACCGAGCGGGAACAGCCCCCGAGCCGACCGCCGTCGTGATGGAGGAAGGGGCATCGGGGTTTACGGCGACCATTCCGGGCAGCGACATCGGGGCGGCAGGGCTCACCTATTATTTCACCGCCACCGATGCGGCAGGCACCACCATCCGCGCCCCCAGACGCGGCGTGTACTCGCTTCCCGTGCAGCTGAACGAGGGGGATCTGCGGGCGACGGAGCCGCAGCCAGGAGGGACCACACAGGCGGCCTACCGACTTCTCTCAATGCCCATCGTGCTTGAGGATCCACGCCCCACGGCGGTGCTGGGGGATAACATTCCCACCCTGGCCAGTGCGTCGGCCTACGATCCCTCCGAAGCACGATTCTTCGAGCCCATCGGGACTCGTGTAGCAGAATTTCCACGCACGAGTGATTTTGATCTGGGGCGGGCGTTTTGGCTCATCGTGCGGGGAGAGGGGGCGGTGCTCGACGCTGGCCCCGGGACGGTCAATCCGCTGAATGAGCCGGTGGATATTGCGCTTAGTCAGGGCTGGAACTTTGTAGGAACGCCGTTCACCGTGCCTGTGCCGGTGACCAATCTCCAGACGAGCAGTGGGGCCCCCGTGACGCTTCGTGCGTATGGGGCGGACGGATACAATACGCCGGACAACCCGGTGACCGAGATGGCGCCGTTTTCGGGCTACGCCGTCTTTGCCGAGTCGGCCACCACCCTCACCGTGCAGCCTCCGCTTCTCTCCGACGGGAACGGAAAAACGAACGTCGATTCCACTCCCGCGGCGGCCTTTGCCTGGCGCCTCCGCATTCGGGGGACGAGCCGCACCGGTCGTGATGGCGACAACGTGGCGGCCGTGCGGGACGGGGCCGTCGACGAGTGGGACCCGTGGGACTGGCCCGAACCCCCGTCGATGGGCAGTGGCCTGTCCATCACGTTCGATCCGCCCGATGGTAGCCCGCCGAATGTAGCGCTCAGTACTGATGTCCGCCGCGTGCCCACGCACGGGACCATCTGGCCGCTCACGGTGCACACGGAGGCGGCAGGCCCAGTTCGGTTGTCGGTAGAGGGAACGGAGCAGCTTCCGGCTCACCTTGACGCATGGCTGCTTGATACCGCAACGAAAGACCTATGGAATCTACGGCAATCCGCCCAGGCGCGCCTTACGGTGCTTGCCGAAGGAACTGAGCGCGCCCTGCGTCTCGTGGTGGGCACAACGGCCTACGTGAAAGAAATGCTTCGAGACCTGGAGGCCCTGCCGCAGGTGTACACGTTGAATCCTCCGTATCCGAACCCATCGACGGGGACCGTCGCGTTTCAGGTCGGCGTGCCTGAAGACGAGGAGGTGAGCGTAGAGGTGTACAACATTCTTGGCCAGCGAGTGGCGACGCTCAAGAATCGAGAGCCGATGGTTGCAGGCTTTCACACGCTGGTGTGGGACGCGCCGCGCCTGGCCAGTGGGGTCTACTTCGTACGGATGGAAGCCGGGCCGTACCGCGAGACGCAGAAGCTGGTGCGCATTCGGTAG
- a CDS encoding WYL domain-containing protein codes for MTPAERWPAILLQLEPDTWKRAEDLAEALGVSERTVYRDVQSMVEAGVPLQGVPGKGYRVPEDYLLAPVTLTTDEAVMLILGSAYAAQNFDGRYRAAARSAQRKLDAVLPSEARERAFALQGSVHLVPPSAFGTPTEDGHLQRVRQALVEERAIVATLAPPSAPPSERTLNPYGLLQKAATWYVVGYDPDRSRVVHLRLQDVDDVRLTDHTFERPESYRTPPDGPDPTPTEKVRVVFAAEVTPSVQVAPSLHVADREYTSDGRLLLTIKVDHELEVLPWLLSWGQHVRVIEPRALRKRLATEARRIADQYRDMPTLLD; via the coding sequence ATGACCCCTGCCGAGCGCTGGCCTGCCATTTTGCTGCAGCTAGAGCCCGACACCTGGAAGCGTGCAGAGGACCTTGCCGAGGCCCTCGGGGTGAGCGAGCGGACCGTCTACCGCGACGTGCAGTCGATGGTGGAGGCCGGCGTTCCCCTTCAGGGCGTGCCCGGAAAAGGCTATCGTGTCCCGGAGGACTACTTGCTGGCGCCCGTGACGCTCACGACCGACGAGGCGGTGATGCTGATTCTGGGCAGCGCCTACGCCGCCCAAAACTTTGATGGGCGATACCGGGCCGCCGCCCGTTCGGCCCAGCGCAAGCTCGATGCCGTCCTCCCATCGGAGGCGCGCGAACGAGCCTTTGCCCTGCAGGGCAGTGTCCACCTCGTGCCCCCCAGTGCCTTCGGCACTCCCACGGAGGACGGCCACCTTCAGCGGGTGCGCCAGGCCCTCGTGGAAGAGCGCGCCATCGTGGCGACCCTCGCCCCTCCGTCTGCCCCTCCGTCCGAGCGAACGCTGAACCCATACGGCCTTCTGCAAAAGGCCGCCACGTGGTACGTCGTGGGCTACGATCCCGACCGGTCGCGGGTCGTTCACCTGCGCCTTCAGGACGTAGACGACGTTCGCCTTACCGACCACACCTTCGAACGCCCGGAAAGCTACCGCACTCCCCCGGACGGCCCGGATCCCACGCCCACGGAGAAGGTTCGCGTCGTCTTTGCCGCGGAGGTCACGCCCTCCGTACAGGTCGCTCCCTCTCTCCACGTAGCCGACCGCGAATACACGAGCGACGGGCGCCTGCTCCTCACGATCAAGGTCGACCACGAGCTAGAGGTCTTGCCGTGGCTTCTGAGCTGGGGCCAACACGTCCGTGTGATCGAGCCGCGGGCCCTCCGGAAGCGCCTTGCTACCGAGGCGCGACGCATTGCCGATCAGTACCGCGACATGCCGACTCTTTTGGATTGA
- a CDS encoding tail fiber domain-containing protein — protein sequence MTLRIFVVAFLLSLLFAEAWAQNVPSVLHYQASLLEDEQQVDGEVAFTARIYGVETGGQALWTENRSAVAVTDGRLSVLLGSETSLPNTLFDGDARYLEIEINGERLPRLRMASTAYALRAGVAAAVVAGAVSRDALADDAAVTSINDIPGALTIEGANGATVNVDSEANTITISAPGGTDGSSGIFGVQNNDGALQIVDPNGPTTTINVQPGGIGASQLADGEVGTAKLVDGAVTARKLAAESVTGAALAPGTAVTGLTVGSSTLTGGVPLVAGDGARLDVDQGAIRITAEGTGGTITGVAPGTGLTGGGTEGSVTLGLAEGGVNTAQMADGAVTAAKIGPNSVRSAMIVDGTITGNDLAAGAAVNSVNELRGDLRLAADGGASITVDREQGVITLSAPAADGTGILGVQNTDGALLITDPNGPTATINVQDGGIGVDQLAEGSVTAAALANSAVTASALDATNFGAAGQILSYTDDNQFTWVDAATGDVTGVTAGGGLAGGGTSGNLTLSVPEGAITAARLADGSVETDKLAEGAVTTQKIADGTVEAIDLAPGAAVTSVGNGTATLTGTVELQGSSNISVDRITGQNAFEIAFTGDLTAPVTSVTGSSGLTTLSGVTGDVELGITEEGVGTTQLADGAVTTAKLATAAVTSAIIADNSLTAQDLAAGAVGVGELNATAAPSTDQVLSFDGTGLAWTNAAAGDITGVTTVGGLTGGSDTGEVTLSIATGGVSESLLANSAVSTVKILDGAITEPKLGTTNTPTQGQLLSYDGASLAWTEGGGGDITSVSGTGGLTGGAETGDATLSIADGGVTGVQIATGAVLGGANVTVSRDPDNNVVVAAPAALTSAVESITAGETTLQGALQFATTGDATLSVSGNTLTFGADGNGDGLASVTSDGTLTGNGTSDSPLGVAEGGITTTQLAPDAVTAAAILDGSVGATEVADEAILEPALSATNVPSSGQVLSSDGSTAFTWVDPSATVTTDGTTLTGDGSSETPLSILNEGVGSDQITDGSITASDLGTGAVTSAIVADNSLTADDLGTGAVTADELAVDAVTSNAIALGAVTADAIATGSVGSEEVANGSLAATDLSALNPTNGDVLVYNDTAGGDLEWLDPSATTSSIRFKSDVATITDATALVEQLRGVRFHWKEDGRPDLGLIAEEVAEVFPELVVYEADGTTVRGLRYAPLVSVLIEAAKEQKETLDAATKTIATQQREIDALGNRLARLEALVQSMQPAEPRP from the coding sequence ATGACCCTTCGAATCTTCGTCGTCGCGTTCCTGCTCAGTCTGCTTTTCGCCGAGGCATGGGCCCAGAACGTCCCGTCCGTGCTTCACTATCAGGCGAGCCTGCTCGAAGACGAGCAGCAGGTGGACGGCGAGGTGGCCTTTACGGCGCGCATCTACGGCGTAGAAACAGGCGGACAGGCGCTCTGGACGGAAAATCGATCGGCGGTGGCCGTGACCGATGGTCGGCTAAGTGTTCTTCTTGGTAGTGAGACCTCCCTGCCCAACACCTTGTTCGACGGCGACGCACGCTACCTCGAAATTGAAATCAACGGCGAACGACTGCCCCGCTTGCGCATGGCCAGCACGGCGTATGCCCTGCGGGCGGGAGTGGCAGCGGCTGTCGTTGCGGGAGCTGTGAGCCGTGATGCGCTTGCGGATGATGCAGCGGTGACAAGTATCAATGATATCCCGGGGGCGCTCACGATCGAGGGGGCCAATGGGGCGACGGTCAACGTCGATTCGGAGGCAAACACCATCACGATTTCCGCCCCGGGAGGGACCGACGGCTCCAGTGGCATTTTCGGGGTGCAAAATAATGACGGTGCACTGCAAATTGTAGATCCCAATGGACCGACGACCACCATTAATGTGCAGCCGGGAGGGATTGGGGCCTCTCAACTTGCCGACGGCGAGGTGGGAACGGCGAAACTGGTGGACGGAGCCGTGACCGCCCGAAAACTGGCAGCGGAAAGTGTGACCGGGGCGGCGTTGGCACCGGGCACAGCGGTGACGGGACTCACGGTTGGGTCGTCGACCCTGACGGGAGGCGTTCCTCTCGTGGCGGGGGATGGGGCACGTCTAGACGTTGATCAAGGCGCGATCAGGATTACAGCAGAGGGAACCGGAGGCACGATTACGGGCGTGGCACCGGGCACAGGACTCACCGGAGGAGGGACAGAGGGAAGTGTCACACTCGGTCTGGCTGAGGGGGGCGTGAATACGGCCCAGATGGCCGATGGGGCCGTGACGGCGGCCAAGATCGGCCCGAATTCTGTCCGTAGTGCCATGATTGTAGACGGCACAATCACGGGAAACGACCTCGCGGCCGGTGCGGCCGTCAACAGTGTAAATGAGCTTCGGGGCGATTTACGGCTTGCGGCGGATGGAGGGGCCAGCATCACAGTGGATCGTGAGCAGGGTGTAATTACGCTTTCCGCACCAGCGGCCGATGGTACCGGCATCCTCGGGGTGCAAAATACAGATGGTGCCCTTTTGATTACGGATCCGAATGGACCAACGGCGACGATCAACGTGCAGGATGGGGGCATCGGCGTCGACCAACTTGCGGAGGGGAGTGTGACGGCGGCCGCGCTTGCCAACAGCGCAGTGACGGCGTCGGCGCTCGACGCCACGAATTTCGGGGCCGCCGGTCAAATTCTTAGCTATACCGACGACAATCAGTTTACCTGGGTGGACGCGGCCACGGGGGACGTCACGGGCGTCACGGCGGGAGGGGGGCTTGCGGGGGGAGGCACGAGTGGAAATCTGACGCTTTCTGTCCCAGAGGGGGCGATCACCGCAGCACGGCTTGCTGATGGATCGGTTGAAACCGATAAGCTGGCTGAAGGAGCGGTCACGACCCAAAAGATCGCCGATGGGACCGTGGAGGCGATCGATCTTGCACCGGGAGCAGCAGTCACAAGTGTGGGGAATGGCACCGCCACGCTTACCGGCACCGTCGAGCTTCAGGGAAGCTCAAACATTAGCGTAGATCGCATCACGGGGCAGAACGCCTTCGAAATTGCGTTCACGGGCGATTTGACGGCCCCCGTTACGTCAGTCACCGGAAGCAGCGGGCTCACGACGCTGTCCGGCGTGACCGGTGATGTGGAATTGGGCATCACGGAAGAGGGGGTGGGCACGACACAGCTCGCCGATGGTGCAGTTACGACGGCGAAGCTGGCGACCGCTGCAGTGACCAGTGCAATCATAGCGGACAACAGTCTTACGGCGCAGGATCTGGCGGCTGGGGCGGTGGGGGTTGGCGAACTCAACGCGACGGCGGCGCCCTCAACTGATCAGGTACTCAGTTTCGATGGCACTGGTCTTGCTTGGACGAACGCTGCTGCGGGGGACATCACGGGTGTGACGACGGTCGGGGGGCTTACGGGCGGAAGCGATACGGGAGAGGTGACCCTCTCTATTGCAACAGGGGGCGTAAGTGAATCGCTTCTCGCGAATAGCGCCGTGAGTACCGTCAAGATTCTCGACGGTGCCATTACGGAACCAAAGCTTGGCACCACCAACACACCGACGCAGGGACAGCTCCTCAGCTACGATGGCGCCAGCCTCGCCTGGACGGAGGGTGGGGGCGGGGACATCACCAGTGTCTCGGGAACGGGGGGGCTAACCGGTGGCGCTGAGACCGGAGACGCGACCCTTTCCATCGCCGATGGTGGGGTGACGGGCGTGCAGATTGCGACAGGAGCCGTTTTGGGGGGAGCCAACGTCACGGTGTCGCGAGATCCCGACAATAATGTTGTGGTTGCTGCTCCAGCAGCGTTGACCTCGGCGGTCGAGTCCATTACCGCTGGAGAGACGACGCTCCAGGGCGCGCTACAATTCGCAACCACGGGCGACGCAACGCTGTCGGTGAGTGGAAACACGCTCACGTTTGGAGCGGATGGCAATGGAGATGGACTGGCGAGCGTGACGAGCGACGGGACACTGACGGGCAACGGGACTAGTGACAGTCCGCTTGGGGTGGCCGAAGGGGGAATCACGACGACGCAACTGGCTCCTGACGCCGTGACGGCTGCAGCAATTTTGGACGGAAGTGTCGGGGCTACCGAAGTGGCCGACGAGGCCATCCTTGAGCCCGCCTTGAGTGCGACGAATGTTCCCTCGTCGGGACAGGTTCTTAGCTCCGATGGAAGCACTGCTTTCACCTGGGTCGATCCATCGGCCACAGTCACGACGGATGGCACCACTCTCACAGGCGACGGGAGCAGTGAAACGCCTCTCAGTATCCTCAATGAAGGAGTTGGCAGTGATCAAATTACGGATGGAAGCATCACCGCATCTGATCTTGGCACTGGGGCCGTAACCAGTGCGATTGTTGCGGACAATAGCCTCACTGCAGACGACTTGGGGACAGGTGCCGTCACCGCCGACGAACTCGCCGTCGATGCAGTGACATCAAATGCCATTGCACTGGGGGCCGTAACGGCCGACGCAATTGCGACTGGAAGTGTCGGGTCCGAAGAGGTTGCTAATGGAAGCCTTGCCGCCACTGACCTCAGCGCCTTGAATCCCACAAACGGGGACGTGCTGGTCTACAACGATACGGCCGGCGGGGATCTTGAATGGCTGGACCCGTCCGCAACCACCTCATCGATTCGGTTTAAGTCGGACGTAGCAACGATTACGGATGCAACGGCCCTCGTCGAACAGTTGCGCGGCGTTCGGTTCCACTGGAAAGAGGATGGACGTCCCGACCTCGGGCTTATTGCAGAAGAAGTTGCAGAGGTGTTTCCGGAGCTCGTCGTCTATGAGGCCGATGGGACCACGGTTCGCGGTCTGCGCTATGCTCCACTGGTGAGCGTGCTCATTGAGGCAGCAAAAGAGCAGAAGGAGACCCTAGACGCCGCCACCAAGACTATCGCTACTCAGCAACGGGAGATTGATGCTCTTGGGAATCGCCTTGCTCGCCTGGAGGCCCTCGTGCAGTCGATGCAGCCAGCCGAGCCACGTCCCTAA